One genomic window of Chrysiogenes arsenatis DSM 11915 includes the following:
- a CDS encoding DsbA family protein produces MKFKSGFFYTALATAVLANTTTYAQTSPCDQAKAPKSPITQTFTANLKGFFPANSCFEIVQENPAIEGFQYLVVDAKWTENGQVNEQRIDEITDGNIMISQALDLRTREDVVGTVKAKYAPPLKITTSSDDYVAGELGAPNTVIVYSDFACRYCRSAFEHLLAKAGKDVVFYKKHYSIAPNSAVLAKVVLAAKKSGMKDTVALQKSLYDLKVVNESPAKAQQAALEAIKNFGERKKVAEYLAANDAQLQMYVDQTIAFAKHQGWQGTPVVVINGKVIPGGFNRQAIDSALPSR; encoded by the coding sequence ATGAAATTCAAGTCAGGTTTTTTCTACACGGCACTCGCCACCGCTGTACTTGCGAACACAACTACCTACGCGCAAACTTCACCCTGCGATCAAGCCAAAGCACCAAAATCACCGATTACACAAACCTTCACGGCTAACCTCAAAGGGTTCTTTCCCGCCAACAGTTGCTTTGAAATAGTTCAAGAAAACCCCGCCATCGAAGGGTTTCAATACCTTGTCGTCGATGCCAAGTGGACCGAAAATGGCCAAGTCAACGAACAGCGCATCGATGAAATCACGGACGGCAACATTATGATTTCACAAGCCCTTGATTTGCGCACCAGAGAAGACGTTGTCGGCACCGTAAAAGCCAAATATGCTCCACCCCTCAAAATTACCACTTCCAGTGATGACTACGTTGCCGGTGAACTTGGTGCACCCAATACCGTTATCGTGTACAGCGATTTTGCCTGCCGCTATTGCCGCAGCGCCTTCGAGCATCTCCTTGCTAAGGCGGGCAAAGACGTTGTCTTCTATAAAAAACACTATTCCATCGCGCCTAACTCAGCCGTGCTCGCCAAGGTTGTTCTGGCCGCAAAAAAGAGCGGCATGAAAGATACCGTTGCACTGCAAAAATCGTTGTATGACCTGAAGGTCGTCAACGAATCACCTGCCAAGGCGCAACAGGCGGCTCTTGAAGCGATTAAAAATTTTGGAGAGCGGAAAAAAGTTGCGGAATATCTCGCCGCGAACGATGCCCAACTGCAAATGTACGTCGATCAAACCATTGCCTTTGCCAAACACCAAGGGTGGCAAGGAACCCCAGTCGTCGTGATCAACGGCAAAGTTATTCCTGGCGGATTTAATCGACAAGCGATTGACAGCGCCCTGCCATCTCGTTAA
- a CDS encoding 4Fe-4S dicluster domain-containing protein, protein MKLSRRTFLAGVVAASSATLLAPQKSIAAVSDQSYATLIDLTKCDGCLGQDVADCVRACRTANQHRFPEPNPAMLKPYWPQKSFEDWSQKRDVTNRLTPYNWTFVQHVTVEHAGVEHEIAIPRRCMHCDNPPCAKLCPFGIMKKHPEGMVDIDPDLCFGGAKCRTVCPWDVPQRQAGVGIYQMLDPLPAGGGVMFKCDLCKDTLAAGEQPACIPACTKQALTIGTRHEIMAQAEALANEYQGYLYGKEENGGTSTVYVSKVPFEKIDAALLAHSKQPESVMRLHQPDNMLITHEGKAKAVLLAPIIGAVGAFMATANKEKKAEEK, encoded by the coding sequence ATGAAACTTAGCCGCCGCACATTTCTTGCTGGCGTCGTTGCCGCTTCAAGCGCCACGCTGCTGGCGCCTCAGAAGTCCATTGCCGCCGTTAGCGATCAATCGTATGCCACACTTATTGACTTGACCAAATGTGATGGCTGCCTAGGTCAAGATGTTGCCGATTGCGTTCGCGCCTGTCGCACCGCCAATCAGCATCGCTTTCCAGAACCAAATCCAGCCATGCTCAAGCCATATTGGCCGCAAAAGAGTTTTGAAGATTGGAGCCAAAAACGCGACGTGACGAATCGTTTGACTCCATATAACTGGACGTTCGTGCAGCATGTTACGGTTGAACATGCGGGGGTAGAGCACGAAATAGCCATCCCGCGGCGTTGCATGCACTGCGACAACCCTCCCTGCGCCAAACTCTGCCCCTTTGGTATTATGAAAAAACACCCTGAAGGGATGGTCGATATCGACCCTGACCTCTGTTTTGGCGGCGCAAAATGCCGCACCGTATGTCCGTGGGATGTTCCGCAACGTCAAGCGGGCGTCGGCATCTACCAGATGCTCGACCCATTACCCGCTGGTGGTGGTGTTATGTTTAAGTGCGACCTGTGTAAAGATACGCTGGCCGCTGGCGAACAGCCCGCGTGCATTCCCGCCTGTACCAAACAGGCGTTAACTATCGGCACGCGCCACGAGATCATGGCGCAAGCGGAAGCGCTCGCGAACGAATACCAAGGGTATCTCTACGGCAAAGAGGAAAACGGGGGTACCTCGACCGTCTACGTCTCTAAGGTTCCCTTTGAAAAAATCGACGCAGCACTTCTTGCGCATTCAAAACAGCCTGAAAGCGTTATGCGTTTGCACCAACCGGACAATATGCTCATCACCCACGAAGGGAAAGCCAAAGCAGTATTGTTAGCCCCAATTATTGGTGCCGTTGGCGCTTTTATGGCAACAGCCAATAAAGAGAAAAAAGCGGAGGAAAAGTAA
- the mrdA gene encoding penicillin-binding protein 2, with the protein MYGQRDTLTTSQQRLVFYLAVILAGLFVLGFRLWYMQVLHHESFLQKAERNRIRTYEIKAPRGNIYDRNGELLVTNTPSYNLVVTKEDVRDEDALFGFLHDYFEIDTQEFQVTYRRAQRFQQLAVKRDITFEQVSFVEAHRYEYPGLRVEAVSKRHYVYKSLAAHVFGYIGEISESQMKSEAYQGYAMGDLVGQNGIEASYESHLRGVAGSVTYEVNARNRPIRVVDRVEPISGKPITLAIDARLQRKMDEFFLEESGVAMVMDVATGEMLAIGSYPAYDPNLFAAGISTQDWRALNNNPQHPLRDKSIRGTYPPGSVFKAITALAGLETGVLTERSSVFSSGVYQLGNRSYRDWKKGGHGHTNIYKSLEESVDTYYYHFGLEIGVDNIAKYGLMMGLGKLTGIDLPGERVGILPTRQWKREARGEPWYPGDTIPVSIGQGYVTLTPLQINVMMAAIANGGKVLVPRVATHLDNTQSYSVMFERAAVQDKNLAIIRKGLELVITGEHGTGRRMALKDIPLAGKSGTSQVISIPPDEKYDADKIPKKYWDHAWFSGYAPANDPRIAITVFVLNGGSGSRMAGPIFRDLAAYALRDLQIQ; encoded by the coding sequence ATGTACGGCCAGCGCGATACGCTTACCACCTCCCAGCAACGGCTTGTTTTTTACCTTGCGGTTATCCTCGCCGGATTATTCGTGCTTGGCTTTCGGCTGTGGTACATGCAGGTATTGCACCATGAGTCTTTTTTGCAGAAAGCCGAACGCAACCGTATCCGCACCTACGAAATTAAGGCACCGCGCGGGAATATTTACGACCGTAACGGCGAATTGCTTGTTACGAACACCCCCAGTTACAACCTTGTCGTCACCAAAGAAGATGTGCGGGATGAGGACGCACTTTTTGGCTTTTTGCACGACTACTTTGAAATTGATACCCAAGAGTTTCAGGTAACCTATCGTCGAGCACAACGCTTTCAGCAATTAGCCGTCAAGCGAGACATTACTTTCGAGCAGGTCAGCTTTGTCGAAGCGCACCGCTATGAATATCCTGGTTTGCGTGTTGAAGCGGTTTCTAAACGCCATTATGTATATAAATCTTTGGCTGCGCACGTGTTTGGCTATATTGGCGAAATCAGCGAAAGTCAAATGAAGAGCGAGGCGTATCAGGGCTATGCTATGGGAGATTTGGTCGGGCAGAACGGAATAGAGGCATCGTACGAGTCGCATTTGCGGGGAGTCGCAGGAAGTGTGACCTATGAAGTAAACGCGCGGAATCGACCTATTCGGGTGGTGGATCGTGTTGAGCCAATTTCAGGAAAGCCTATCACGCTGGCTATTGATGCCAGATTGCAGCGTAAAATGGATGAGTTTTTTCTGGAGGAATCTGGCGTTGCTATGGTAATGGACGTCGCTACCGGCGAAATGTTGGCGATAGGCTCATATCCGGCGTATGACCCGAATTTGTTTGCTGCTGGAATCAGCACGCAAGATTGGCGTGCCTTGAACAATAACCCGCAGCACCCGTTGCGTGACAAATCAATTCGCGGCACGTATCCGCCGGGAAGTGTTTTTAAAGCTATTACCGCTTTGGCAGGCCTTGAAACAGGTGTGTTGACCGAGCGTTCCTCGGTTTTTTCCTCTGGAGTATACCAATTAGGGAATCGGAGTTATCGCGACTGGAAAAAAGGCGGTCATGGCCACACGAATATTTATAAATCCCTTGAAGAAAGTGTCGACACTTACTACTATCACTTTGGCTTAGAAATTGGAGTTGACAATATTGCCAAATACGGATTAATGATGGGTCTTGGAAAACTGACTGGCATTGATCTGCCAGGTGAGCGAGTCGGCATTCTCCCTACACGGCAGTGGAAGCGGGAGGCACGAGGCGAGCCATGGTATCCTGGCGATACGATTCCTGTATCGATAGGGCAAGGATATGTGACACTAACCCCATTGCAAATAAATGTCATGATGGCGGCCATTGCTAATGGCGGAAAAGTGTTAGTTCCACGTGTAGCGACCCATCTGGACAATACCCAAAGTTATTCTGTGATGTTTGAGCGGGCGGCAGTTCAGGATAAAAATCTCGCGATTATCCGTAAAGGTTTAGAGTTGGTTATAACTGGTGAGCATGGAACAGGGAGGCGGATGGCGCTTAAAGATATTCCGCTTGCAGGGAAAAGTGGTACATCGCAAGTTATCAGTATTCCTCCGGATGAAAAGTATGATGCGGATAAAATTCCAAAAAAATACTGGGATCATGCGTGGTTTTCCGGATATGCCCCGGCGAATGACCCGCGCATAGCAATAACTGTGTTTGTCTTGAATGGTGGTTCAGGTTCGCGAATGGCAGGGCCAATTTTCCGCGACCTTGCCGCATATGCACTTAGGGATTTGCAGATACAATAA
- the tpx gene encoding thiol peroxidase — MAQILLKGNPINTCGTLPAVGSQAPAFTVTGIDLADMKLTDFSGKRVVLNIFPSIDTPVCASSVRRFNVEAAKLANTVVLCVSMDLPFAHKRFCGAEGIENVKSVSGIRSNGFGKAYGIEIIDGPLAALYGRAIVIIDASGIVTYTELVPEVTQEPDYDAAIAAMQ; from the coding sequence ATGGCTCAAATTCTTCTTAAAGGGAACCCGATCAACACATGTGGCACACTCCCGGCCGTTGGCTCTCAAGCTCCCGCTTTTACCGTAACTGGCATTGACCTTGCGGATATGAAGCTTACTGACTTCAGCGGGAAGCGCGTTGTGCTCAACATTTTCCCCAGCATCGACACCCCCGTGTGCGCGTCATCTGTCCGTCGCTTTAACGTCGAAGCGGCCAAACTCGCTAATACCGTAGTACTCTGCGTTTCAATGGATCTTCCGTTTGCCCACAAGCGTTTTTGTGGTGCAGAAGGGATCGAAAATGTCAAATCCGTTTCCGGAATTCGTTCCAATGGTTTTGGCAAAGCGTATGGGATTGAGATCATTGATGGTCCACTGGCGGCACTGTATGGCCGAGCAATTGTTATCATCGACGCCTCTGGTATCGTCACGTACACCGAGCTGGTTCCTGAAGTAACACAAGAACCTGACTACGACGCGGCCATCGCTGCCATGCAATAG
- a CDS encoding AsmA-like C-terminal region-containing protein, which yields MRAMKIFASAIAVLVLLIGATLALVLSPFGQQKVAAYTLGKLHEEVELQLYFERFTYTLKTFSLILRDERGSRVVLDGTFTFAGTVDAEYQIAIAELQPYEALLKTPLYGSLAVQGTAKRTMQGINVNAAIQAFASHIDLVASLDAQSQPQKLFLKSDSIVIEKLLAFLGQPIYATGVLLADVDLDLSHAERPLGQFTLESKNVILSSALLQEHFQVKLLSNSPVHFTVQGTTEGTQLAVIPAIRSSFFTLQSPGVRIDITSGLAQGELAMVLQNIQYDQWKLPAKTRVDVSLTTQGATQNGVLVSDLFGGTSRIEMSLPSGQPRVLDAVKFDVKQLDIAPVLALAGYPQVATGRLDVSGTLSGFSHGSIRSDIEARSAAFTLNQKAMNERFGLTLEKNQTCTLDANLTLENGTGTAQVEVKNPHWRIAAPTIEINTHVSRIATPFVVEVTHLAAAGLLASPQLQGAVSFAGTLAHEKGKLALEAKTESFGGTLLLALKDERVQVTGRAVEAAKVAHMFRYHDIVRGGVLHTTVDLALVGKDANEIRAALDGSAVIQMQGVQLVSIDVDKVIQSYENSNKIDLFDVGAFVLAGPLGAAVTKGFDFGSLAGNALITGSTVIDTLHADIPIGKGYGTLRDVAFSTPKNRVALKGGLDFRQQRFDAVSIAVLNNKGCATFVQEVNGPFDKPKVEAGRSLIGVAANLVGSIFTGLRDMIPVAQGECVVFYTGSVAHPSGAKR from the coding sequence ATGCGCGCGATGAAAATATTCGCTTCAGCAATTGCGGTTCTTGTGTTGTTGATTGGAGCTACATTGGCGCTGGTGCTGAGCCCGTTTGGGCAGCAAAAAGTGGCGGCCTATACGTTAGGGAAGCTTCACGAAGAGGTGGAGTTACAACTTTATTTTGAACGATTTACCTACACGCTAAAAACATTTTCTCTGATTTTGCGTGATGAACGAGGTTCGCGTGTAGTGTTGGATGGCACGTTTACCTTTGCGGGTACGGTAGATGCGGAGTATCAGATTGCGATTGCCGAGCTGCAACCGTACGAAGCGTTGCTGAAAACACCACTGTACGGATCGCTTGCGGTGCAGGGAACAGCAAAAAGAACCATGCAGGGGATCAATGTCAATGCAGCTATTCAGGCATTTGCAAGCCATATTGACCTTGTAGCCTCGCTTGATGCGCAGTCGCAGCCGCAAAAACTTTTTCTCAAATCGGACTCTATTGTCATTGAGAAACTCCTCGCCTTTCTTGGGCAGCCAATCTATGCGACAGGGGTGCTGTTAGCCGATGTCGATCTTGATCTTTCCCATGCTGAGCGGCCGTTGGGACAGTTTACGCTTGAAAGTAAAAATGTAATTCTGAGCAGTGCTTTACTACAAGAGCACTTTCAGGTGAAGCTCCTGTCCAATTCGCCGGTGCATTTTACGGTGCAAGGGACGACGGAAGGGACACAACTCGCGGTTATTCCTGCTATTCGCTCATCGTTTTTCACCTTGCAGTCGCCCGGTGTTCGTATCGACATAACGAGCGGCCTCGCACAAGGGGAGCTGGCGATGGTGTTGCAAAATATTCAGTATGACCAGTGGAAGTTACCCGCAAAAACGCGTGTCGATGTGAGCCTTACGACTCAAGGGGCAACTCAAAACGGGGTGCTGGTTTCTGATCTCTTTGGCGGCACGAGCCGGATTGAAATGTCGCTGCCATCTGGCCAGCCGCGCGTTCTTGATGCCGTGAAGTTTGATGTAAAGCAGCTCGACATTGCGCCGGTGCTGGCATTGGCAGGCTATCCGCAGGTTGCCACTGGAAGGCTCGACGTGTCGGGAACTCTCAGTGGTTTTTCTCATGGGAGTATTCGTAGCGATATAGAGGCACGTTCCGCAGCATTTACGCTGAATCAAAAAGCTATGAACGAACGGTTTGGCTTGACACTAGAAAAAAATCAAACGTGTACGCTTGACGCGAACCTGACGCTTGAGAATGGCACGGGAACCGCGCAGGTTGAGGTAAAGAATCCGCACTGGCGTATTGCTGCACCTACGATAGAGATCAATACGCACGTGTCACGTATAGCAACTCCGTTTGTGGTAGAGGTCACTCACCTGGCTGCGGCAGGGCTGCTGGCTTCGCCGCAACTGCAAGGAGCGGTTTCTTTTGCGGGAACGCTGGCGCATGAAAAAGGGAAACTTGCATTGGAGGCAAAAACAGAAAGTTTCGGTGGCACCCTTTTGCTTGCATTGAAAGACGAACGGGTGCAAGTGACTGGTAGAGCTGTAGAAGCGGCGAAAGTTGCCCATATGTTCCGCTATCACGATATTGTGCGCGGTGGTGTTTTGCACACGACGGTAGATCTTGCACTGGTTGGCAAGGATGCGAACGAAATTCGAGCGGCGCTTGATGGCTCGGCCGTGATTCAGATGCAAGGGGTACAATTGGTCAGTATCGATGTGGATAAAGTGATTCAGAGTTATGAAAACTCGAATAAAATCGATTTATTTGATGTTGGTGCTTTTGTTCTGGCCGGGCCACTTGGGGCGGCAGTTACGAAAGGTTTTGATTTTGGTTCACTGGCGGGGAACGCGTTGATTACAGGAAGCACGGTGATTGATACGTTGCATGCCGATATTCCTATAGGAAAAGGGTACGGAACGTTGCGTGATGTGGCCTTTTCCACTCCGAAAAATCGTGTCGCTCTGAAGGGTGGGCTCGATTTCCGGCAGCAACGGTTTGACGCTGTTTCGATTGCGGTGTTGAACAACAAAGGATGCGCAACGTTTGTTCAAGAGGTAAATGGGCCATTTGATAAACCAAAAGTGGAGGCGGGACGATCATTGATTGGCGTAGCGGCGAATCTCGTTGGTTCAATTTTTACCGGCTTGCGCGACATGATTCCCGTGGCGCAGGGGGAATGTGTCGTTTTTTATACGGGAAGTGTGGCGCATCCGAGTGGAGCAAAACGCTAA
- the mreC gene encoding rod shape-determining protein MreC, whose product MLHFLFGKKKRVFFSLTIMLLLMLISLQLAGKISPASPLSKILVPLVGPIQSGIMHTSDFFGNILSRYVFLKEAERENEKLRAELNQARLALLTFHEVQRELMALREHFQYAETSEFPLRYARVVGRNPSPWFYTLIVNIGSESGIVAGMPVINEHGVVGRVIHTSLGYSQILTVQDPNFAVSGVFAESRDPLIVVGGIDGVLSSKYLRVRHNGQIGEMVHTSGTDTVFPPGIPIGRITALEDGSDLFSQATIAPFIDVQHIESVLIMQYLSPEYTGVDR is encoded by the coding sequence ATGTTGCATTTTCTCTTTGGCAAGAAAAAGCGAGTATTTTTTTCCCTTACTATCATGCTTTTGTTGATGTTGATCTCTTTGCAACTGGCAGGAAAAATATCGCCTGCCAGTCCGCTTTCTAAGATACTGGTTCCGTTGGTCGGCCCGATTCAAAGTGGAATTATGCACACCTCGGATTTTTTTGGAAACATCTTGAGTCGTTATGTTTTTCTTAAAGAAGCTGAGCGAGAAAATGAAAAATTGCGTGCCGAACTCAATCAAGCAAGGTTGGCATTATTGACATTTCATGAAGTTCAGCGCGAATTGATGGCGCTCCGCGAACATTTCCAATATGCAGAAACCTCTGAGTTCCCATTGCGTTATGCACGAGTTGTCGGGCGCAACCCTTCTCCTTGGTTTTATACGCTTATTGTGAATATTGGAAGCGAGTCAGGCATTGTCGCGGGTATGCCGGTGATTAACGAGCACGGGGTGGTGGGGCGTGTCATTCACACGTCGCTTGGCTATTCGCAAATTCTTACGGTGCAGGATCCTAACTTTGCTGTCAGTGGTGTGTTCGCTGAAAGCCGAGATCCGCTGATTGTCGTTGGTGGTATCGATGGGGTGCTGTCGAGCAAATATCTGCGCGTCCGGCATAATGGACAAATAGGGGAAATGGTTCATACCAGTGGCACCGATACGGTTTTTCCGCCAGGCATACCGATTGGCCGCATTACAGCATTAGAAGATGGAAGCGACCTGTTTTCGCAGGCGACTATCGCGCCATTCATTGACGTGCAGCATATCGAAAGTGTACTGATTATGCAGTATCTCTCACCTGAATATACGGGAGTTGACCGGTGA
- a CDS encoding TMEM165/GDT1 family protein, with translation MDIPYNEPFIMAFTLVFPAEMYDKSQIMILFLLTLYSASAVFSGATIGILLANVPMIVLAQFAGQMVPSAVATLFCFVVFCTLGYMALNSRPPGNVISKKLRYEFHNPVYTCALACFITEFGDKTQSVVASLALYYQQSLSVILGFTFAVIITNYILISFKDLVTMNIFALYRLSGYVFLGFGVLMGIGILQYIF, from the coding sequence ATGGATATTCCATACAATGAGCCATTTATCATGGCGTTCACCCTCGTCTTTCCTGCCGAAATGTACGACAAATCGCAAATCATGATTCTTTTCCTGCTCACGCTCTACAGCGCATCGGCCGTGTTTTCCGGCGCCACTATTGGCATTTTACTCGCCAACGTCCCCATGATAGTGCTCGCACAATTTGCCGGACAAATGGTTCCCAGTGCTGTCGCCACCCTGTTTTGCTTTGTGGTTTTTTGTACTTTAGGGTATATGGCGCTGAATTCCCGACCGCCCGGCAATGTCATCTCCAAAAAACTTCGCTACGAATTCCATAACCCCGTCTACACCTGTGCACTGGCTTGTTTTATCACCGAATTTGGCGATAAAACACAATCCGTCGTTGCCTCGCTGGCGCTCTACTACCAACAAAGCCTCTCGGTCATCTTAGGTTTCACCTTCGCCGTCATCATTACAAATTATATTTTAATTTCCTTCAAAGATTTGGTTACCATGAATATCTTCGCCTTGTACCGATTAAGCGGTTACGTTTTTCTGGGATTCGGGGTACTTATGGGGATCGGAATTTTGCAGTACATTTTTTAA
- the mreD gene encoding rod shape-determining protein MreD, with protein MKAAIHFVVFFVLFALQSLAYPHEYINVDLTLVYFILLVSLLEANEAIALGFIIGIIVDTMTASLIGLHTITYGTVAYIVTSLRYRKLLTQKFEFAIVLVFTSLVLAFLQLASTAQGTFGYMSEWHTIFAPETIFKILIQALLSAIVFLMFCNSVIRFHNGIEAILGSNDRATKRGR; from the coding sequence GTGAAAGCCGCCATACACTTTGTCGTTTTTTTTGTGCTTTTTGCTTTGCAATCGCTCGCATATCCGCATGAATATATCAATGTTGATCTAACGCTCGTCTACTTTATCCTGTTGGTAAGTCTGCTTGAAGCAAACGAGGCGATAGCACTTGGTTTTATCATTGGCATTATCGTTGACACCATGACGGCCAGCCTGATTGGTTTGCACACTATAACGTATGGCACAGTTGCTTATATTGTCACCTCATTGCGCTATCGCAAACTTCTGACCCAAAAATTCGAATTCGCTATTGTTCTGGTCTTTACCTCGCTTGTCCTTGCCTTTCTTCAATTGGCAAGCACGGCACAGGGGACATTTGGGTATATGAGCGAATGGCACACTATCTTTGCGCCAGAGACTATTTTTAAAATCCTCATTCAGGCATTGCTGAGTGCGATTGTGTTTCTGATGTTCTGCAATAGTGTTATCCGATTCCATAACGGGATCGAGGCGATTTTGGGTTCAAATGATCGAGCAACGAAGAGAGGGCGCTGA
- a CDS encoding formate dehydrogenase subunit gamma: MQQDTVIRHSRTVRIIHWMVALSGIVLIFSGFGEMPMYKRYMVDQLPGLSWASNYEINLQIHYIAAIFFLLGSVFHAVYHWRRREFAALPQKGDVKESIHIIQAMATGKEEPPHGKFLAEQRLAYAAIAIVSFVLIITGLIKTYKNIGNVIVPPDFLMYVTYTHTFATIAFLLLFLAHLGAFLVKANWPLFPSMFTGRVSRAYAKRRHEKWKT; the protein is encoded by the coding sequence ATGCAACAAGATACTGTTATCCGCCACAGTCGTACCGTACGCATTATTCACTGGATGGTGGCACTCAGCGGCATTGTGCTGATATTCAGCGGATTTGGAGAAATGCCAATGTATAAACGATACATGGTCGACCAACTCCCTGGCCTTTCGTGGGCATCAAACTACGAAATTAACCTGCAAATCCACTATATTGCAGCGATTTTCTTTCTTCTGGGCTCCGTCTTTCACGCCGTATACCACTGGCGTAGACGTGAATTTGCCGCGCTTCCGCAAAAGGGAGATGTCAAAGAAAGCATCCATATTATACAAGCAATGGCGACGGGCAAAGAGGAACCACCACACGGAAAATTCCTTGCCGAACAGCGACTGGCCTATGCCGCCATTGCCATCGTCAGCTTTGTCTTGATCATCACAGGACTGATAAAAACCTATAAAAACATCGGTAATGTCATTGTACCGCCCGACTTCCTCATGTATGTCACGTACACACATACCTTTGCGACGATAGCCTTTTTGCTGCTCTTTTTGGCGCATCTGGGTGCGTTTCTGGTAAAGGCCAACTGGCCGCTGTTTCCATCGATGTTTACGGGGCGCGTAAGCCGTGCATATGCCAAGCGTCGTCATGAAAAATGGAAAACCTAA
- the gluQRS gene encoding tRNA glutamyl-Q(34) synthetase GluQRS, translating into MRSRLAPSPTGYLHLGNAWAFLLCYLATKAQQGTLVLRIEDLDPERSRPEYTNAIYRDLEWLGIEWDEGGAGSDPAIYQQSRRAEQYQAALQRLIASGHAYPCYCSRKELRQAAGAPHRGEYTDYPGTCRPPRDSHATENRRHAWRVKTDETMWTFCDAIHGECHYTLAQCGGDFPLQRSDGVTAYQLAVVVDDETMQIDTIVRGDDLLHSTPRQLFLQKLLGYRHPQYAHVPLLIDQTGERLAKRHASLEIQALRHQGLAASTLMGYLGWKAGLRDRREPCRAQELIAGFSWEKIPKTALTITDMNELL; encoded by the coding sequence ATGCGTAGCCGACTTGCCCCCAGCCCGACGGGCTATCTGCATCTTGGTAATGCGTGGGCGTTTCTGCTGTGCTACCTCGCCACCAAAGCGCAGCAGGGAACGCTGGTGCTGCGAATCGAAGATCTTGACCCCGAACGCTCGCGCCCTGAATACACCAACGCCATCTACCGTGATCTGGAATGGCTTGGCATAGAGTGGGATGAAGGGGGAGCCGGAAGCGATCCCGCCATCTACCAACAGAGTCGGCGCGCCGAACAGTACCAAGCGGCGCTCCAGCGGTTGATCGCGAGCGGCCACGCCTACCCCTGCTATTGCAGCCGCAAAGAGTTGCGCCAAGCTGCGGGAGCACCACATAGAGGCGAATACACCGACTATCCCGGCACCTGCCGCCCGCCACGAGACTCGCACGCCACAGAAAACCGTCGCCACGCTTGGCGCGTCAAAACTGATGAAACAATGTGGACGTTTTGCGATGCGATTCATGGCGAGTGCCACTACACCCTTGCCCAGTGCGGCGGGGATTTCCCGCTCCAGCGCTCCGATGGTGTCACCGCGTATCAGCTCGCAGTTGTTGTGGACGACGAAACCATGCAGATCGACACGATTGTTCGTGGCGACGACCTGCTGCACAGCACACCACGGCAACTCTTCCTGCAAAAGCTCCTTGGCTATCGCCACCCACAGTACGCGCACGTTCCCTTGCTGATCGACCAGACCGGCGAACGGCTGGCCAAGCGCCATGCCTCACTGGAAATTCAGGCGCTACGCCACCAAGGGCTTGCCGCCAGCACGCTGATGGGATATCTCGGGTGGAAAGCCGGTTTGCGAGATCGAAGAGAACCATGCCGCGCCCAAGAGCTGATTGCTGGATTTTCGTGGGAAAAGATCCCCAAAACAGCACTCACCATTACAGACATGAACGAGCTACTCTAG
- the nusG gene encoding transcription termination/antitermination protein NusG has protein sequence MSQSWYVIRTKPLSEHIAQANLSSQGFECFFPQFYDRRKKRVRPLFTCYLFVKFDYWNDFRAVSYTRSVANIVRFRDMPASIDEKLIEELRRRTDKETSLIITFKKGEAVSIVDGPFAGHEAVFHEDTKDLERVVIFLTICERLVQTVIARSDLDKS, from the coding sequence GTGAGTCAGTCTTGGTACGTTATTCGCACAAAACCACTGAGCGAGCATATTGCTCAGGCCAACCTCAGTTCGCAAGGATTCGAGTGTTTTTTTCCGCAATTTTATGACCGGCGTAAAAAAAGAGTACGTCCCCTTTTTACATGCTATTTGTTTGTGAAATTTGATTACTGGAATGATTTCCGTGCCGTTAGCTACACACGGAGTGTCGCTAATATCGTCCGTTTTCGCGATATGCCTGCTTCCATTGACGAAAAACTTATCGAAGAGTTACGGCGCCGTACCGACAAAGAAACCAGCCTGATTATTACGTTCAAAAAAGGCGAAGCGGTCAGCATTGTTGATGGGCCATTTGCCGGCCACGAAGCGGTATTCCACGAAGACACCAAAGACCTTGAACGCGTCGTCATCTTCCTCACTATCTGCGAGCGGCTTGTGCAAACCGTCATCGCCCGTAGCGATCTGGATAAGTCGTAG